In Acipenser ruthenus chromosome 53, fAciRut3.2 maternal haplotype, whole genome shotgun sequence, the following proteins share a genomic window:
- the LOC117965721 gene encoding NACHT, LRR and PYD domains-containing protein 3-like isoform X1, producing the protein MGDKGEVLISILDELIGEELKRFKFSLESIEKKYSCQHIPRGKLEHAQVTDIVSLLIDHYSDHTINVVKDALIHIKKRDLADQLQEKAETVLEEIHPKNRTTVCQESYKKEVKKKYGKTKDYNSLPGEWVDFDKRFTKLLILKRHPNLQEREYELQSMGHLKLRETYKNDEDLCLQVEDVFASDENGEIPSTIALQGPAGIGKTFTVNKIMFDWASNNIFQGKFDYVFHFNFRELNTISCNVSLIELISDRHSNLNLDEILARPEKILFLMDGFDEWKFPLDQDDSGLGKGECSKQPVAITVSRLLKRKIFSESTLLITTRPASLGTLEESVTLQRCAEILGFSADEIQEYVFNYFPDKEQAAQALNYIKENESVLTLCFVPVVCWIVCEVIKDSIERGEEITRNLKTITQVFVQFVRILLKYHGNKCPSDTIHKLGSLALAGVRKHQFLFQEEELEKLFSNHIQDASAFLDKILFKQNLSCRSAYHFLHLSIQELLAAMFCVSGMSDEERNNLLCEALDNSCFFNVVCFMFGLANKNTQALIPDSIVLPISVLRTQLENWMNKAMTSSSYDSYVLVLLHCLFEIQDEEFVRKVMEYQYTDHLALIAGYLNKHDCTVIKYCIEQCGEVRSLDLLLCILGEEEVKVLVEVLQKCRCFSMEASNLTNTTVQNFCQMLSTHPDKNCLYLDIALKKKQLNLFCQTYWHRDLIADVNVIESFSINGDLPEDFVLNICALIIPKYNFEKISLQNSQLSNNFLKGLCGVLETSTIDLQSLELNDSHLTDSCVDSLSSGLDEFSSSLVRLDLSNNFFTDSSVASFIQIMLKYTSLEIFKLEGNQFSLEGKRNLDVKEEMRRCGCRLSVVDDGPVVSVRSSNEEEHQECKRYLSLYI; encoded by the exons ATGGGAGACAAAGGAGAGGTTCTGATCAGTATATTAGACGAGCTGATTGGTGAAGAATTGAAAAGATTTAAATTTTCTCTTGAAAGCATTGAAAAGAAGTATTCATGTCAACACATCCCCAGAGGCAAGTTGGAACATGCACAAGTCACGGATATTGTCAGTCTTCTGATTGACCACTATAGTGACCACACCATAAATGTGGTAAAAGATGCCCTTATTCATATCAAGAAGAGAGATCTCGCTGACCAGCTTCAGGAGAAAGCTGAGAcag TACTGGAAGAGATCCACCCAAAGAACAGAACAACAG TTTGTCAAGAAAGTTACAAAAAAGAAGTCAAGAAAAAATATggaaaaacaaaagactacaatTCCTTGCCCGGGGAATGGGTGGATTTCGATAAGAGATTCACAAAGCTGCTCATTCTCAAAAGACATCCCAATTTACAGGAAAGAGAATACGAGCTGCAATCAATGGGGCATCTGAAGTTAAGAGAGACATATAAAAACGATGAAGACCTATGCCTTCAGGTAGAAGATGTATTTGCTTCAGATGAAAACGGAGAAATACCATCAACTATTGCACTCCAAGGACCTGCAGGAATTGGAAAAACATTCACAGTTAACAAAATTATGTTTGACTGGGCATCAAACAACATCTTCCAGGGCAAGTTTgattatgtttttcattttaactttAGAGAGCTCAATACAATCAGTTGTAATGTTAGCTTGATCGAATTGATCTCCGACCGCCACAGCAATTTAAATCTTGATGAGATACTAGCTCGCCCAGAAAAAATCCTTTTCTTGATGGATGGTTTTGATGAGTGGAAGTTTCCTTTAGATCAAGATGACTCTGGCCTGGGTAAAGGTGAATGTTCAAAGCAGCCAGTTGCAATCACAGTAAGCCGGCTACTTAAAAGGAAAATTTTCTCAGAATCGACCCTGTTAATCACAACGAGGCCAGCATCTTTAGGAACCCTTGAAGAAAGTGTGACTCTGCAACGCTGTGCAGAAATACTGGGGTTTTCAGCAGATGAAATACAGGaatatgtgtttaattattttccaGACAAGGAGCAAGCTGCACAAGCCCTGAACTACATCAAAGAAAATGAGTCTGTGTTGACCCTGTGTTTTGTTCCAGTTGTCTGTTGGATTGTTTGTGAAGTAATAAAAGACAGCATTGAACGTGGAGAAGAAATTACAAGGAACTTGAAAACAATAACCCAGGTGTTTGTTCAATTTGTAAGAATCCTACTAAAATACCATGGCAACAAATGTCCGTCAGATACCATTCACAAGCTTGGCTCGCTGGCTTTGGCAGGAGTCAGGAAACATCAATTTTTATTTCAGGAAGAAGAACTGGAAAAGCTTTTTTCCAATCATATTCAAGATGCCTCTGCATTTCTCGATAAAATACTATTTAAGCAGAACCTCAGCTGTAGGTCTGCTTACCATTTTCTGCATTTGAGTATCCAAGAGCTATTGGCTGCCATGTTTTGTGTTTCAGGCATGTCTGATGAAGAAAGGAATAACTTGCTCTGTGAGGCACTGgataatagttgtttttttaatgtagtttgCTTCATGTTCGGACTTGCAAATAAGAACACACAGGCCTTGATTCCAGACAGTATAGTACTACCTATTTCTGTATTAAGAACACAGTTGGAAAATTGGATGAACAAAGCCATGACATCATCGTCTTATGATTcctatgttcttgtattgctgCATTGCTTGTTTGAGATTCAGGATGAGGAGTTTGTTAGGAAGGTAATGGAATACCAGTACACAGATCATTTGGCACTCATTGCAggctatttaaataaacatgactgcactgtaataaaatattgcatcGAGCAATGTGGCGAAGTGAGAAGTCTTGATCTTCTGTTGTGCATCTTGGGGGAAGAGGAAGTCAAAGTCCTTGTGGAGGTTCTTCAGAAATGCAGATGTTTTTC CATGGAAGCCAGTAACCTCACCAATACCACAGTACAGAACTTCTGTCAGATGCTCTCTACACACCCCGACAAGAATTGCTTGTATCTGGATatagccctgaaaaaaaaacaactgaacttGTTCTGTCAAACATACTGGCATCGTGATCTTATAGCTGATGTCAATGTCATTGAGAG CTTTTCAATCAACGGCGATCTCCCCGAAGATTTCGTTTTGAACATCTGCGCTTTGATTATTCCAAAGTATAACTTTGAAAAAATATCACTCCAGAACTCTCAACTTAGCAACAATTTCCTAAAAGGACTGTGTGGAGTTTTGGAAACATCAACCATTGATCTCCAGTCTCTTGA GCTGAATGACTCACACCTCACAGACAGCTGTGTTGACTCCCTCTCCTCTGGCCTTGATGAGTTCAGCAGCTCATTGGTGCGTCTGGACCtgagcaataactttttcacagaCAGCTCTGTTGCCAGCTTCATCCAGATCATGCTAAAGTATACCAGCCTGGAGATTTTCAA GCTTGAAGGGAATCAGTTCAGTTTAGAAGGGAAGAGAAACCTGGATGTGAAGGAGGAGATGCGGAGGTGTGGCTGTCGTCTGTCTGT
- the LOC117965721 gene encoding NACHT, LRR and PYD domains-containing protein 3-like isoform X2 → MGDKGEVLISILDELIGEELKRFKFSLESIEKKYSCQHIPRGKLEHAQVTDIVSLLIDHYSDHTINVVKDALIHIKKRDLADQLQEKAETVLEEIHPKNRTTVCQESYKKEVKKKYGKTKDYNSLPGEWVDFDKRFTKLLILKRHPNLQEREYELQSMGHLKLRETYKNDEDLCLQVEDVFASDENGEIPSTIALQGPAGIGKTFTVNKIMFDWASNNIFQGKFDYVFHFNFRELNTISCNVSLIELISDRHSNLNLDEILARPEKILFLMDGFDEWKFPLDQDDSGLGKGECSKQPVAITVSRLLKRKIFSESTLLITTRPASLGTLEESVTLQRCAEILGFSADEIQEYVFNYFPDKEQAAQALNYIKENESVLTLCFVPVVCWIVCEVIKDSIERGEEITRNLKTITQVFVQFVRILLKYHGNKCPSDTIHKLGSLALAGVRKHQFLFQEEELEKLFSNHIQDASAFLDKILFKQNLSCRSAYHFLHLSIQELLAAMFCVSGMSDEERNNLLCEALDNSCFFNVVCFMFGLANKNTQALIPDSIVLPISVLRTQLENWMNKAMTSSSYDSYVLVLLHCLFEIQDEEFVRKVMEYQYTDHLALIAGYLNKHDCTVIKYCIEQCGEVRSLDLLLCILGEEEVKVLVEVLQKCRCFSMEASNLTNTTVQNFCQMLSTHPDKNCLYLDIALKKKQLNLFCQTYWHRDLIADVNVIERLNDSHLTDSCVDSLSSGLDEFSSSLVRLDLSNNFFTDSSVASFIQIMLKYTSLEIFKLEGNQFSLEGKRNLDVKEEMRRCGCRLSVVDDGPVVSVRSSNEEEHQECKRYLSLYI, encoded by the exons ATGGGAGACAAAGGAGAGGTTCTGATCAGTATATTAGACGAGCTGATTGGTGAAGAATTGAAAAGATTTAAATTTTCTCTTGAAAGCATTGAAAAGAAGTATTCATGTCAACACATCCCCAGAGGCAAGTTGGAACATGCACAAGTCACGGATATTGTCAGTCTTCTGATTGACCACTATAGTGACCACACCATAAATGTGGTAAAAGATGCCCTTATTCATATCAAGAAGAGAGATCTCGCTGACCAGCTTCAGGAGAAAGCTGAGAcag TACTGGAAGAGATCCACCCAAAGAACAGAACAACAG TTTGTCAAGAAAGTTACAAAAAAGAAGTCAAGAAAAAATATggaaaaacaaaagactacaatTCCTTGCCCGGGGAATGGGTGGATTTCGATAAGAGATTCACAAAGCTGCTCATTCTCAAAAGACATCCCAATTTACAGGAAAGAGAATACGAGCTGCAATCAATGGGGCATCTGAAGTTAAGAGAGACATATAAAAACGATGAAGACCTATGCCTTCAGGTAGAAGATGTATTTGCTTCAGATGAAAACGGAGAAATACCATCAACTATTGCACTCCAAGGACCTGCAGGAATTGGAAAAACATTCACAGTTAACAAAATTATGTTTGACTGGGCATCAAACAACATCTTCCAGGGCAAGTTTgattatgtttttcattttaactttAGAGAGCTCAATACAATCAGTTGTAATGTTAGCTTGATCGAATTGATCTCCGACCGCCACAGCAATTTAAATCTTGATGAGATACTAGCTCGCCCAGAAAAAATCCTTTTCTTGATGGATGGTTTTGATGAGTGGAAGTTTCCTTTAGATCAAGATGACTCTGGCCTGGGTAAAGGTGAATGTTCAAAGCAGCCAGTTGCAATCACAGTAAGCCGGCTACTTAAAAGGAAAATTTTCTCAGAATCGACCCTGTTAATCACAACGAGGCCAGCATCTTTAGGAACCCTTGAAGAAAGTGTGACTCTGCAACGCTGTGCAGAAATACTGGGGTTTTCAGCAGATGAAATACAGGaatatgtgtttaattattttccaGACAAGGAGCAAGCTGCACAAGCCCTGAACTACATCAAAGAAAATGAGTCTGTGTTGACCCTGTGTTTTGTTCCAGTTGTCTGTTGGATTGTTTGTGAAGTAATAAAAGACAGCATTGAACGTGGAGAAGAAATTACAAGGAACTTGAAAACAATAACCCAGGTGTTTGTTCAATTTGTAAGAATCCTACTAAAATACCATGGCAACAAATGTCCGTCAGATACCATTCACAAGCTTGGCTCGCTGGCTTTGGCAGGAGTCAGGAAACATCAATTTTTATTTCAGGAAGAAGAACTGGAAAAGCTTTTTTCCAATCATATTCAAGATGCCTCTGCATTTCTCGATAAAATACTATTTAAGCAGAACCTCAGCTGTAGGTCTGCTTACCATTTTCTGCATTTGAGTATCCAAGAGCTATTGGCTGCCATGTTTTGTGTTTCAGGCATGTCTGATGAAGAAAGGAATAACTTGCTCTGTGAGGCACTGgataatagttgtttttttaatgtagtttgCTTCATGTTCGGACTTGCAAATAAGAACACACAGGCCTTGATTCCAGACAGTATAGTACTACCTATTTCTGTATTAAGAACACAGTTGGAAAATTGGATGAACAAAGCCATGACATCATCGTCTTATGATTcctatgttcttgtattgctgCATTGCTTGTTTGAGATTCAGGATGAGGAGTTTGTTAGGAAGGTAATGGAATACCAGTACACAGATCATTTGGCACTCATTGCAggctatttaaataaacatgactgcactgtaataaaatattgcatcGAGCAATGTGGCGAAGTGAGAAGTCTTGATCTTCTGTTGTGCATCTTGGGGGAAGAGGAAGTCAAAGTCCTTGTGGAGGTTCTTCAGAAATGCAGATGTTTTTC CATGGAAGCCAGTAACCTCACCAATACCACAGTACAGAACTTCTGTCAGATGCTCTCTACACACCCCGACAAGAATTGCTTGTATCTGGATatagccctgaaaaaaaaacaactgaacttGTTCTGTCAAACATACTGGCATCGTGATCTTATAGCTGATGTCAATGTCATTGAGAG GCTGAATGACTCACACCTCACAGACAGCTGTGTTGACTCCCTCTCCTCTGGCCTTGATGAGTTCAGCAGCTCATTGGTGCGTCTGGACCtgagcaataactttttcacagaCAGCTCTGTTGCCAGCTTCATCCAGATCATGCTAAAGTATACCAGCCTGGAGATTTTCAA GCTTGAAGGGAATCAGTTCAGTTTAGAAGGGAAGAGAAACCTGGATGTGAAGGAGGAGATGCGGAGGTGTGGCTGTCGTCTGTCTGT